One part of the Rutidosis leptorrhynchoides isolate AG116_Rl617_1_P2 chromosome 1, CSIRO_AGI_Rlap_v1, whole genome shotgun sequence genome encodes these proteins:
- the LOC139869977 gene encoding probable trehalase isoform X2, giving the protein MTLTWSRKHSQPCLKNTSFGIQDNETVNKLTTDCVKKQLYREIASTAESGWDCSTRWMKNMSNLTTLSTTMIVPVDLNAFILKV; this is encoded by the exons ATGACATTGACTTGGTCAAGAAAGCACTCCCAGCCCTGTTTAAAGAACACAAGTTTTGGAATTcag GACAATGAAACTGTGAATAAACTTACTACTGATTGTGTGAAAAAACAGTTGTATCGGGAAATAGCTTCAACCGCAGAATCTGGTTGGGATTGTAGTACCAGATGGATGAA AAACATGTCTAATCTCACAACATTATCTACAACAATGATTGTACCTGTTGATTTAAATGCATTCATACTGAAGGTATGA
- the LOC139869977 gene encoding probable trehalase isoform X1 has product MTLTWSRKHSQPCLKNTSFGIQDNETVNKLTTDCVKKQLYREIASTAESGWDCSTRWMKNMSNLTTLSTTMIVPVDLNAFILKI; this is encoded by the exons ATGACATTGACTTGGTCAAGAAAGCACTCCCAGCCCTGTTTAAAGAACACAAGTTTTGGAATTcag GACAATGAAACTGTGAATAAACTTACTACTGATTGTGTGAAAAAACAGTTGTATCGGGAAATAGCTTCAACCGCAGAATCTGGTTGGGATTGTAGTACCAGATGGATGAA AAACATGTCTAATCTCACAACATTATCTACAACAATGATTGTACCTGTTGATTTAAATGCATTCATACTGAAG ATTTGA